One genomic segment of Synechocystis sp. LKSZ1 includes these proteins:
- a CDS encoding SGNH/GDSL hydrolase family protein, with protein sequence MAWPAKLKQLGLNLLLGLGGVGFAFGVAEIGLRLAGISYPSFYQVDPNRGHALIPNFSGQWTHEGNGFVQINRDGLRDKDHAIPKPEQTYRIAVLGDSFTEAIQINADQTFWAKLERGLASCPALGEKKPEVINFGVGDYGTAQALMTLRHQVGKYQPNLVLLAIFTGNDLVNNSRVLSPPDRLSPYLVQHQGQWVMDTSFNQTQTYQRRDSWPRRVVFSMINHSRVLQVLHEARRVWGTGQGLAGQVKNDDIIPSLDFDANLYHPPTSPAWQEAWASTEALLTQFNQESQALGANFVAVTLSNPPQVYPDLKVRQRLRELGAQNLFYPEQRLAQWGQQQHVPVLNLAPELQAYSDRQRAFLHGFENTAPGIGHWNALGHQVAGQLLTTKLCPLLAEEGKHSPN encoded by the coding sequence ATGGCCTGGCCTGCAAAACTAAAACAATTGGGACTGAATCTATTACTTGGCCTCGGAGGCGTTGGTTTTGCCTTCGGCGTTGCAGAAATCGGCCTGCGGCTGGCTGGCATTAGTTATCCCAGCTTTTATCAGGTTGACCCTAACCGTGGCCATGCCCTCATTCCCAATTTTTCTGGGCAGTGGACCCACGAGGGCAATGGTTTTGTGCAGATTAATCGCGATGGCCTGCGGGACAAAGACCACGCCATTCCTAAACCAGAGCAGACCTATCGTATTGCTGTCCTAGGAGATTCCTTTACTGAAGCCATTCAAATCAACGCCGACCAGACCTTTTGGGCAAAATTGGAGCGGGGCCTAGCTAGTTGTCCGGCTCTAGGGGAGAAAAAACCGGAAGTGATTAATTTTGGGGTGGGAGACTACGGCACAGCCCAGGCCTTGATGACCCTCCGGCATCAAGTCGGCAAGTACCAACCCAATTTAGTCTTGTTAGCAATATTTACTGGCAATGATTTGGTCAATAATTCTCGGGTCTTGAGTCCCCCGGATCGTCTATCCCCTTACTTGGTTCAGCATCAGGGCCAATGGGTAATGGATACGTCCTTTAACCAAACCCAGACCTACCAACGGCGCGATAGCTGGCCTCGACGGGTTGTGTTTTCCATGATTAATCATTCCCGCGTGTTGCAGGTTCTCCACGAAGCTCGCCGAGTCTGGGGCACGGGCCAGGGCCTAGCGGGCCAGGTTAAAAATGATGACATTATTCCGTCCCTTGATTTTGACGCAAACCTGTACCATCCACCCACAAGCCCCGCTTGGCAAGAAGCCTGGGCTAGTACCGAGGCCCTATTAACCCAATTCAACCAAGAAAGTCAGGCCCTGGGGGCCAATTTCGTGGCCGTTACCCTGAGCAATCCCCCCCAGGTCTATCCCGACCTCAAGGTACGACAACGCCTCAGGGAATTGGGGGCCCAAAATTTGTTCTATCCTGAGCAACGCCTGGCGCAATGGGGACAACAGCAACACGTCCCCGTGCTCAATCTGGCCCCGGAACTCCAGGCCTACAGTGACCGCCAGCGGGCCTTTCTCCATGGTTTTGAGAATACGGCCCCCGGTATTGGCCATTGGAATGCCCTGGGCCATCAAGTAGCGGGCCAACTGCTGACGACTAAACTCTGTCCTCTGCTGGCCGAGGAGGGAAAGCATAGCCCAAACTAA
- a CDS encoding biotin--[acetyl-CoA-carboxylase] ligase produces the protein MGEFTTLFLPKNTENASCMAGDDLLSFCLTAKELAEIRAQSWPNLTVQSFETLPSTNQRAWELQQAGIQPPLLVLAQQQSAGQGQWGRVWQSEPGGLYLSLLLAVDLPVQQAAIVTLWSAWGIATALNDQGIPVGLKWPNDLVLAGRKLGGIKGESHIERERITQVVIGVGLNWRNPVPATGIQLQAWLQENKRDDVTNLGALLGFTLQGLARGYRTYQTQGVEAILAGYHHYFLNLGQIVSLEQGQGRVTGVSAQGELLVEVRSPGAMSRLALPPGAVSLGYAFPPRPAEDRV, from the coding sequence ATGGGAGAGTTTACAACGCTTTTTTTGCCTAAAAATACGGAGAATGCTTCCTGTATGGCCGGTGACGATCTTTTGTCCTTCTGCCTGACTGCCAAGGAACTGGCGGAGATTCGAGCCCAGAGTTGGCCCAACCTGACAGTTCAGTCTTTTGAAACCTTACCTTCCACCAATCAAAGGGCCTGGGAATTACAGCAAGCGGGTATCCAGCCCCCCCTATTAGTACTGGCCCAACAACAAAGTGCCGGGCAGGGCCAATGGGGCCGGGTTTGGCAATCGGAGCCGGGGGGCCTCTATCTTTCCCTGCTCCTGGCGGTGGATTTGCCAGTACAGCAGGCGGCAATAGTGACGCTTTGGAGTGCTTGGGGGATTGCAACGGCCCTCAACGACCAAGGGATTCCCGTCGGTTTGAAATGGCCCAATGATCTGGTGTTGGCCGGCCGCAAATTAGGCGGCATTAAGGGGGAAAGTCACATTGAGCGGGAGCGGATCACCCAGGTGGTGATCGGTGTGGGCCTGAATTGGCGTAATCCCGTGCCAGCAACGGGCATCCAACTCCAGGCCTGGCTCCAGGAAAATAAGCGGGATGACGTGACCAACCTCGGGGCGTTACTGGGATTCACTCTCCAGGGCCTGGCTAGAGGCTATCGCACCTATCAAACCCAAGGAGTCGAGGCGATTCTGGCGGGCTACCACCACTATTTTCTGAATCTTGGCCAAATTGTTTCCCTCGAGCAAGGTCAAGGCCGCGTAACCGGCGTTTCTGCCCAAGGGGAATTGCTAGTGGAAGTGCGTTCCCCAGGGGCTATGAGTCGTTTGGCCTTGCCCCCCGGTGCGGTTAGTTTGGGCTATGCTTTCCCTCCTCGGCCAGCAGAGGACAGAGTTTAG
- the crtE gene encoding geranylgeranyl diphosphate synthase CrtE, with protein sequence MVANEQSIQFDLATYLQEKKALVEVALDQSLPIVRPAKIYEAMRYSLLAGGKRLRPILCLATCELSGGTTAMALPTACALEMIHTMSLIHDDLPAMDNDDYRRGKLTNHKVFGEDIAILAGDGLLAYAFEFVATQTQGVAPENLLQVMARLGRTVGAAGLVGGQVLDLESEGKTDITAETLTFIHTHKTGALLETSVVAGAILAGAGETDIQRLSTYAQNIGLAFQIVDDILDITATQEELGKTAGKDLLAQKATYPSLWGIEESRRQAQALVDEAIAVLATYGPKAQPLQAIAHYIVTRKS encoded by the coding sequence ATGGTCGCAAACGAGCAGTCAATTCAATTTGACCTTGCTACCTATCTACAAGAAAAAAAGGCCCTAGTCGAAGTAGCCCTTGACCAATCTTTGCCCATTGTCCGGCCCGCGAAGATCTATGAGGCCATGCGCTACTCCCTGTTGGCTGGTGGCAAGCGACTCCGTCCGATTCTTTGTTTGGCGACCTGTGAGCTGAGTGGGGGAACAACGGCCATGGCCCTGCCGACGGCCTGTGCCCTGGAGATGATCCACACCATGTCTCTAATCCATGATGATCTGCCGGCCATGGATAATGACGATTATCGCCGGGGAAAACTGACCAACCATAAAGTCTTTGGTGAGGATATTGCTATTTTGGCCGGCGATGGATTGCTAGCCTACGCCTTTGAATTTGTCGCGACCCAAACCCAAGGGGTTGCTCCCGAGAACCTATTGCAGGTGATGGCTCGCCTGGGACGAACGGTGGGGGCCGCAGGTCTGGTGGGGGGCCAAGTCCTTGACCTGGAATCTGAAGGCAAGACGGATATTACAGCGGAAACCCTGACCTTTATCCACACCCATAAGACCGGGGCCTTACTGGAAACCTCTGTCGTGGCTGGGGCCATCCTGGCGGGAGCTGGAGAAACCGATATTCAGCGCCTGTCTACCTACGCCCAAAATATTGGTCTGGCCTTCCAAATTGTGGATGACATCCTGGACATTACCGCCACCCAAGAGGAGTTAGGTAAAACCGCTGGTAAAGATCTACTGGCCCAAAAAGCTACCTACCCGAGTCTCTGGGGTATTGAAGAATCCCGGCGCCAGGCCCAGGCCCTAGTGGATGAAGCCATTGCCGTTTTAGCGACCTATGGCCCCAAGGCTCAACCACTCCAGGCCATCGCCCACTATATTGTTACCCGTAAGTCTTAA
- a CDS encoding TRAP transporter small permease subunit, whose protein sequence is MQILLRLADRIDRLMDRIGRLTGWLVVAMIGIGVGNVVGRYGGKLLGQNLVSNGLLEAQWYLFDLIFLLGAAYALQHNEHVRVDIFYKTLGPKGRAWVNLLGTIFLLIPFCCLVLYYSWGSVINSWQIWEMSPDPGGLPRYPIKTMILVSFGLLILQGLAEMIKNWAIICGLRSLPEEQHDPNL, encoded by the coding sequence TTGCAAATATTATTGCGTTTGGCCGATAGGATCGACCGACTGATGGATAGGATCGGTCGCCTGACGGGTTGGCTAGTAGTCGCCATGATTGGTATTGGTGTGGGCAACGTTGTTGGTCGTTACGGCGGTAAACTGCTGGGCCAAAATTTGGTTTCTAATGGCCTGCTAGAAGCCCAATGGTACTTATTCGATCTAATTTTTCTGCTGGGGGCCGCCTATGCGCTTCAACATAACGAGCATGTCCGCGTTGATATTTTTTACAAAACCTTAGGCCCTAAAGGCCGGGCCTGGGTCAATCTCCTGGGAACAATCTTTTTGCTCATTCCCTTCTGTTGCCTGGTTCTCTACTACTCTTGGGGATCGGTGATCAATTCCTGGCAAATTTGGGAAATGTCGCCTGACCCCGGTGGCCTGCCCCGCTATCCCATCAAGACCATGATTCTCGTCAGTTTTGGCCTGTTAATTTTGCAGGGCCTGGCGGAAATGATTAAAAACTGGGCCATTATCTGTGGTCTGCGTTCTCTACCGGAGGAACAGCATGACCCTAACCTATGA
- a CDS encoding DUF2605 domain-containing protein, producing the protein MANLYPSEPELLKTILEPLLEDFNYWFDRAQRLLEKERISFLSEADQTQLLARVQQAQQEVQSAKLLFMATGQQVGIEMRVLMPWHHLVTECWQVARQWRQLQQPQADATMLPTGLDS; encoded by the coding sequence ATGGCTAATCTCTACCCTAGTGAACCAGAACTGCTCAAAACAATCCTTGAGCCGTTGTTAGAAGATTTTAACTACTGGTTTGACCGTGCCCAGCGTTTGCTGGAGAAGGAGCGGATTTCTTTTCTATCCGAAGCGGATCAGACTCAATTATTGGCGCGGGTACAGCAGGCTCAGCAGGAAGTGCAGTCGGCCAAGTTACTCTTTATGGCTACGGGCCAGCAGGTCGGCATCGAAATGCGGGTGCTTATGCCCTGGCATCACCTCGTGACCGAGTGTTGGCAAGTCGCGCGACAATGGCGACAACTCCAGCAACCCCAGGCGGATGCAACGATGCTCCCCACAGGACTGGATAGCTGA
- a CDS encoding divergent PAP2 family protein, which yields MQDFEGILHNQVLIVSLLACFTAQGLKAITELVRHRKLNLRVLVSTGGMPSAHSALVGALATGVGLQRGWNSNEFAIACLFAVIVMYDAAGVRQAAGKQARILNQMIDELFQEGHTLNEERLKELLGHTPIQVLVGLALGITIALFALPVL from the coding sequence ATGCAGGATTTTGAAGGCATTTTACACAATCAAGTTCTCATTGTTTCTTTGCTGGCCTGCTTTACCGCCCAAGGTCTCAAGGCCATTACGGAACTGGTACGCCACAGAAAATTGAATTTACGGGTTTTGGTCTCGACCGGAGGAATGCCCAGTGCCCATTCGGCCTTAGTGGGGGCCTTGGCGACTGGGGTGGGCCTCCAACGGGGTTGGAATAGTAACGAATTTGCCATTGCTTGTCTCTTCGCGGTGATTGTCATGTACGATGCGGCGGGGGTGCGCCAAGCCGCTGGGAAACAAGCCCGTATTCTCAATCAAATGATTGATGAGCTGTTCCAAGAGGGCCATACCCTGAACGAGGAACGGCTCAAGGAGCTTTTGGGCCATACCCCCATCCAAGTTCTGGTCGGGCTGGCCCTAGGCATCACCATTGCCTTGTTTGCGTTGCCCGTTCTCTAA
- a CDS encoding DUF6679 family protein — protein MLHRKIYQFCTDGQEVCIYLRDQQRWIENACILALEGDLVTIRYETEEDDEICSWEEMVRLESIGAVNRKLASVSRLNTEILVAEDCPEAEQIYAHYPEVNLDEEDNDLE, from the coding sequence ATGTTACATCGCAAGATTTATCAGTTTTGTACCGACGGCCAGGAAGTTTGCATTTACCTACGAGACCAACAACGCTGGATTGAGAATGCTTGTATTCTAGCTCTGGAAGGAGACCTCGTCACCATCCGCTATGAAACGGAGGAAGATGACGAAATTTGCTCCTGGGAAGAAATGGTGCGCCTAGAGAGTATTGGCGCCGTTAACCGCAAGTTGGCCTCGGTATCCCGCCTCAACACAGAAATCCTGGTGGCGGAAGACTGCCCGGAGGCCGAACAAATTTATGCCCATTACCCCGAAGTGAATCTAGACGAAGAAGACAACGATTTGGAATAA
- a CDS encoding S-layer homology domain-containing protein — translation MIKLSRFGLLLIGSASLLSSCRGADNLQNRLAANPSLGGTPTPSLTVSPSPSPISSPLPSTGASPVPFPSPSPAGQVDLTGLPESFQRYIQDLQALDIVTEQSAPNFQANSPVRRRDFARWLFLANNRFFLNVSSKQIRPAQANAAPVFTDVPQADPDFTIIQGLAEAGLIPSSLTNDPSATLFRPNAPLTREDLILWKVPLDQRRSLPNASLDNIKETWGFQDAAKIDPKVWRALYGDYQNGEQANLRRMLGFTTLFQPKKAVTQAEATAALWYFGSQGEGLNATEALKLQAQSAPSPETTAVPSPGSP, via the coding sequence ATGATTAAACTGTCTCGTTTTGGCCTGTTGCTAATCGGCAGTGCTAGCCTCCTGAGTAGTTGTCGAGGAGCTGACAACCTGCAAAATCGCTTAGCCGCTAATCCTAGCTTGGGGGGAACCCCGACGCCCTCTCTCACGGTCTCACCGAGTCCCTCTCCTATTTCCAGTCCCTTGCCGTCCACTGGAGCCTCACCCGTCCCTTTTCCAAGCCCTTCTCCTGCGGGCCAAGTAGACCTAACCGGCCTGCCGGAATCCTTTCAACGCTACATCCAAGATCTCCAGGCCCTCGACATTGTGACAGAGCAATCCGCTCCCAATTTTCAGGCCAATAGCCCGGTTCGTCGTCGGGACTTCGCCCGTTGGCTGTTCTTGGCTAATAATCGCTTTTTTCTCAACGTTTCCAGTAAACAAATTCGGCCGGCCCAGGCCAATGCAGCCCCAGTATTTACTGATGTTCCTCAGGCTGATCCCGATTTTACTATTATCCAAGGCCTGGCCGAAGCGGGCCTGATTCCCTCTAGTTTGACCAACGACCCAAGTGCAACACTCTTCCGTCCCAATGCTCCCCTGACCCGAGAAGACCTCATCCTCTGGAAGGTTCCCCTCGACCAGCGGCGGAGTCTACCCAATGCCAGCCTGGACAATATCAAAGAAACCTGGGGTTTCCAAGATGCAGCCAAAATTGATCCCAAGGTCTGGCGGGCCCTCTACGGTGACTATCAAAATGGTGAACAGGCGAACTTACGACGCATGTTGGGCTTTACGACCCTCTTCCAACCCAAAAAAGCTGTCACCCAGGCCGAGGCCACCGCGGCCCTCTGGTATTTTGGTAGCCAAGGAGAAGGACTTAATGCCACCGAGGCCCTGAAACTCCAGGCCCAGTCGGCCCCTAGTCCAGAGACCACAGCCGTTCCGAGCCCCGGTTCACCGTAA
- a CDS encoding NAD(P)/FAD-dependent oxidoreductase, translating into MQQFDVVIIGAGPAGGHCARLLASKGYQVLLVEQHRDFRHNNYSSAGTPLETLAQFDLPDSVVARYWRNLTLVSSQQQHTWHALAPQGAVFDFAKLRAYLAETAQAQGAQVWLGHRFLAHQPEAGKTLVMLKQRGGSTINVLTQVLVDATGYARAVMYPPKVARPQFYQGTGIEYLIEVDAETYAQYQDTLVFFLGYRWSPRGYSWIFPMDHQQLKVGSAWIEGEHRHLKDLRPLREYTTAILKDYLKLDTYKTIEIHGSILDYASGLQDIYCQDNIIAIGDAVSTVNFLGGEGIRHAMQGANIAVPYIEAYLQNQRENFQGYEQAMKAHFLQKWNASEQIGKRVYLEYSDEKIDLGVAYLKYFSFQDVIDLLFNYRFDKIYGGLYPYLLKKLAQWQQRVQQWLHPRKTSP; encoded by the coding sequence ATGCAACAATTTGATGTCGTGATTATTGGGGCCGGGCCAGCTGGCGGCCATTGTGCTCGTTTGTTGGCCAGTAAAGGCTACCAAGTTCTACTGGTGGAGCAACACCGGGATTTTCGTCACAACAATTACTCCAGCGCCGGAACTCCCCTGGAAACCCTGGCCCAGTTTGATTTACCCGACAGTGTTGTGGCTCGCTACTGGCGGAATTTGACTCTGGTGAGTAGTCAGCAACAACATACTTGGCACGCGCTGGCTCCCCAAGGAGCGGTTTTTGACTTTGCTAAATTACGGGCCTATCTCGCTGAAACGGCTCAGGCCCAGGGGGCCCAAGTGTGGCTCGGTCATCGTTTCTTGGCCCATCAACCGGAGGCCGGTAAAACCCTGGTGATGCTGAAGCAACGGGGAGGGAGTACCATCAACGTTCTGACTCAAGTATTAGTGGATGCCACCGGCTACGCGCGGGCCGTCATGTATCCGCCGAAAGTTGCCCGGCCCCAGTTCTATCAAGGCACCGGCATTGAGTACCTGATTGAAGTAGATGCCGAAACCTATGCCCAATACCAGGACACGCTTGTTTTCTTTTTGGGCTATCGCTGGAGTCCTCGTGGCTATTCCTGGATTTTCCCCATGGATCACCAGCAACTCAAGGTCGGTTCAGCCTGGATTGAAGGGGAGCATCGCCACCTCAAAGATCTGCGGCCCCTGCGGGAATACACAACGGCCATTCTCAAGGACTACCTCAAGTTAGACACCTACAAAACCATTGAAATTCACGGCTCAATTCTGGACTACGCCAGTGGCCTCCAGGATATCTACTGCCAAGACAATATCATCGCCATTGGCGATGCAGTATCCACCGTTAACTTTTTGGGGGGAGAGGGCATTCGCCACGCAATGCAAGGGGCCAATATTGCTGTCCCCTACATCGAGGCTTACCTCCAGAACCAGCGGGAGAATTTTCAAGGCTACGAACAGGCCATGAAAGCCCATTTTTTACAGAAGTGGAACGCTTCCGAACAGATTGGCAAGCGCGTTTACCTCGAATACAGCGATGAAAAAATTGACCTTGGCGTGGCCTATCTCAAATACTTTTCCTTTCAGGATGTGATTGATCTCCTCTTCAACTATCGCTTTGATAAGATCTACGGAGGGTTATACCCCTACTTACTTAAAAAATTGGCCCAGTGGCAACAGCGTGTCCAGCAGTGGCTTCACCCCCGAAAAACCTCACCATGA
- a CDS encoding TRAP transporter large permease subunit, translating into MTLTYEYEWLGPLMFLGALVFLFTGYPVAFALGGVAIVFALLGAALGVFDPIFLSAMPQRIFGIMANSTLLAIPYFIFLGSMLEKSGIAEQLLETMGIVMGRLRGGLALAVVIVGTLLAATTGVVAATVVAMGLISLPIMLRYGYDKGLATGVIAASGTLGQIIPPSVVLIVLGDQMGTSVGDLFIGALIPGLMMAGAFALHVLIIAFLKPELAPALPLEVRNIDRAVLRKRVVQVMIPPLTLILLVLGSIFFGIATPTEAGAIGSVGATALAFINRQLSWKTLQQVCDATLRITTMALFILLGSTAFSLVFRGLNGDRLMFDLLANLPGGQIGFMVVSMLTIFILGFFIDFFEIAFIVLPLFKPVAEALNLDLVWYSVVVGTNLQTSFLTPPFGFALFYLRGVAPATVSTWDIYRGVIPFILLQILVLTLVIFCPFLVTWLPSLKT; encoded by the coding sequence ATGACCCTAACCTATGAGTACGAATGGCTAGGCCCCCTCATGTTCCTGGGGGCCTTAGTATTTTTGTTCACAGGCTATCCCGTGGCCTTTGCCCTGGGAGGCGTGGCCATTGTTTTTGCACTGTTGGGAGCGGCCCTGGGCGTTTTTGATCCCATCTTTCTATCGGCTATGCCTCAGCGGATTTTTGGCATTATGGCCAATTCCACCCTGTTGGCTATTCCCTACTTCATTTTTCTGGGTTCCATGCTGGAAAAATCCGGCATCGCTGAGCAGTTGCTAGAGACCATGGGCATTGTCATGGGTCGTCTGCGTGGGGGCCTGGCCCTGGCAGTGGTGATTGTGGGAACTTTGCTTGCGGCAACCACGGGGGTAGTGGCCGCAACCGTAGTGGCCATGGGCCTCATTTCCCTGCCGATCATGTTGCGCTACGGCTACGATAAGGGCCTGGCCACAGGAGTCATTGCCGCGTCGGGGACGCTGGGCCAAATTATTCCCCCTAGCGTGGTGCTGATCGTCCTGGGAGACCAGATGGGAACCTCTGTTGGCGATCTGTTTATTGGGGCCTTGATTCCCGGCCTGATGATGGCGGGGGCCTTTGCGCTCCATGTCTTGATCATTGCCTTCCTCAAACCAGAACTAGCCCCGGCTCTACCGCTAGAAGTCCGCAACATTGACAGGGCCGTTCTACGAAAACGAGTCGTACAGGTGATGATTCCGCCCTTGACCTTAATCCTGTTGGTGTTGGGTAGTATTTTCTTCGGCATCGCCACGCCGACGGAAGCGGGGGCCATTGGTTCGGTGGGGGCCACGGCCCTGGCCTTTATCAATCGCCAATTAAGCTGGAAAACCCTGCAACAGGTCTGTGATGCGACCCTCCGCATTACCACCATGGCCCTTTTTATTTTGTTGGGTTCCACGGCCTTTAGCTTGGTCTTTCGTGGCCTCAACGGCGACCGTCTGATGTTTGACCTGCTAGCCAATCTGCCCGGTGGTCAAATCGGCTTTATGGTCGTCAGTATGCTCACCATCTTTATCCTGGGCTTTTTCATCGACTTTTTTGAAATTGCCTTTATTGTTTTACCCCTCTTCAAGCCCGTGGCGGAGGCCCTTAACCTTGACTTAGTTTGGTACAGCGTTGTGGTCGGTACTAATCTCCAGACCTCTTTCCTCACGCCTCCCTTTGGCTTTGCTCTGTTTTATCTGCGGGGAGTAGCCCCGGCAACGGTTAGCACCTGGGATATTTATCGGGGGGTAATTCCCTTTATCCTGCTCCAAATTTTGGTATTGACATTGGTGATTTTCTGTCCCTTCCTGGTGACTTGGTTACCATCGCTCAAGACCTAG
- a CDS encoding TM0106 family RecB-like putative nuclease yields the protein MLVTDSLLLDYKRCQRRAYLNVYGNPEDRSPERDFLLKLRQESYKHTQSVLQKFYPHYQEPVAAKGQWELRAQATLQLMAQGADCIYNGCLTDGLGHFRDGQDTLLLVGYPPLLVRHPGQSCWGDWEYVPVSIQLGRRPKPEYKILAAFYAQLIAVHQGHLPPHADIILRRGNLHRVDLLEWLPRFQQTLMDCVQTLVHRGEPEVFISRQRCTLCHWHNHCYTLAQAQEHLSLVPGVTPSRYESLQSLGVFTISALADIAMVSMEELMGPAIAAQLQLQAQAMVEKRAILKTPLKANPLPQAPVELYFDIEAEPERNLDYLLGVMVVDHRTGKEQFHGFLAETPEQEAEIWQAFLALVNHYPTAPIFHFSEYEVETIKRLAQLYDTPKQERNRLLKQCFDLHRYVVATVTCPVESYSLKALANWLGFQWRDAGASGDQSVCWYDQWLESGERQYLHWILRYNEDDCRATWVLKDWLGQFLALNLEAGSVGKTR from the coding sequence ATGCTAGTGACAGACTCTTTGCTCCTCGACTACAAGCGCTGTCAACGCCGGGCCTATCTCAATGTCTATGGCAATCCTGAAGATCGCAGTCCAGAGCGCGATTTTTTGCTGAAACTGCGTCAAGAAAGCTATAAACACACCCAGAGCGTTCTCCAGAAATTCTACCCCCACTACCAGGAACCCGTTGCGGCGAAAGGACAATGGGAACTCCGGGCCCAGGCCACCCTTCAACTCATGGCCCAGGGAGCCGATTGTATTTACAATGGCTGTCTCACTGATGGCCTCGGTCATTTCCGGGATGGTCAGGACACGCTTCTTCTGGTGGGTTATCCTCCCCTGCTGGTTAGACACCCTGGTCAATCCTGTTGGGGCGATTGGGAATACGTTCCGGTCAGCATCCAGCTTGGCCGCCGGCCCAAACCAGAATACAAGATTCTCGCCGCTTTCTACGCCCAATTAATCGCCGTTCACCAGGGCCATTTGCCGCCCCACGCCGACATTATTCTGCGGCGGGGTAATCTGCATCGCGTGGATTTACTGGAATGGTTGCCCCGCTTTCAGCAGACCTTAATGGATTGCGTCCAGACCCTCGTCCATCGAGGGGAACCAGAGGTCTTTATTTCGCGACAACGCTGTACTCTCTGTCATTGGCATAATCATTGCTATACCTTGGCCCAGGCCCAGGAGCATCTCTCCCTGGTTCCAGGAGTAACCCCCAGTCGTTATGAATCCCTGCAATCCCTCGGGGTATTCACGATCTCTGCCCTTGCAGATATTGCGATGGTGTCTATGGAGGAATTGATGGGGCCAGCCATCGCGGCCCAACTGCAACTCCAGGCCCAGGCCATGGTGGAAAAGCGGGCCATTCTCAAAACACCGCTGAAGGCCAATCCCCTGCCCCAGGCCCCGGTAGAACTCTACTTTGACATCGAAGCTGAGCCGGAGCGCAATCTGGACTACCTTTTGGGCGTCATGGTGGTAGATCACCGCACGGGCAAAGAACAATTCCATGGTTTTTTAGCAGAAACGCCGGAGCAGGAAGCTGAAATCTGGCAGGCCTTTTTGGCTTTAGTGAATCACTATCCCACAGCGCCTATTTTCCATTTTTCGGAATACGAAGTGGAGACCATTAAACGCCTCGCCCAGCTCTACGACACCCCCAAACAGGAACGGAATCGATTACTCAAACAATGCTTTGACCTCCATCGCTACGTGGTGGCCACGGTGACTTGTCCCGTGGAAAGCTATTCCCTCAAGGCCCTGGCCAATTGGCTCGGTTTTCAATGGCGGGATGCCGGGGCCAGCGGGGACCAATCCGTCTGTTGGTACGACCAATGGCTAGAAAGCGGTGAGCGGCAATATCTCCATTGGATTCTGCGCTACAACGAAGACGACTGTCGGGCCACTTGGGTACTCAAGGATTGGCTAGGGCAATTTCTGGCCCTGAATCTTGAGGCCGGAAGCGTTGGCAAAACTCGCTAG